The Hemiscyllium ocellatum isolate sHemOce1 chromosome 14, sHemOce1.pat.X.cur, whole genome shotgun sequence genome includes a region encoding these proteins:
- the tma7 gene encoding translation machinery-associated protein 7: protein MSGREGGKKKPLKQPKKSNKEMDEDDIAFKQKQKEEQRKLDELKAKASGKGPLGSAGIKKSGKK, encoded by the exons ATGTCCGGCCGGGAAG GAGGCAAGAAGAAACCACTGAAACAGCCTAAAAAATCAAATAAGGAAATGGATGAG GATGACATTGCtttcaaacagaaacagaaggaGGAGCAGAGAAAGCTTGACGAGTTGAAAGCAAAAGCTTCAGGCAAAGGACCACTCG GTTCTGCAGGTATTAAGAAATCAGGCAAGAAATAA